In a single window of the Podospora pseudocomata strain CBS 415.72m chromosome 2 map unlocalized CBS415.72m_2, whole genome shotgun sequence genome:
- a CDS encoding uncharacterized protein (EggNog:ENOG503PHIT), which translates to MSPTHTMSAHLCKQIVSSWRESRQSNTSSSSPLPSPPNNMGSYFPRSLSSSSSPKTSLDNGDRHDTSVPLSRQTSNNNNSSNWRWGSR; encoded by the coding sequence ATGTCCCCGACACACACCATGTCCGCCCACCTCTGCAAACAAATCGTCTCCTCCTGGCGCGAGAGCAGACAgtccaacaccagcagcagcagccccctcccttcccccccaaacaacatGGGCTCCTACTTccctcgctctctctcttcctcatcatcaccaaagaCCTCGCTAGACAACGGCGACCGTCACGACACCTCTGTCCCTCTGTCAAGACAAAcgtccaacaacaacaacagcagcaactggagatgggggtcCCGTTAA
- a CDS encoding uncharacterized protein (EggNog:ENOG503NX7R; COG:S): MLTKTHIRRVLTRPKTYIPALAVFVLCWILLAHHGGYRVVPFYDRPVNTERDPDERKELALQAQRQLFEKDWRDLEKKPGLGAVYGNTLNSLTDRDTRKPSHEAKLTLGDNSTSFTKERPAIYNPYPKYNSKEWLATHARYVPCIGATGDEVEDIKVFRGRPRNFPDPGFGSYSTLGLDRNLCFERETRMGQYGVNPVMDKDGQPVNWDKVNWGELQSKCVDQNQARFATSGPPNAYVDEEEDSEPSPDLKKYDESAEKQTPKDLLATFRRFWRGPDARPLRSRSIKGVFENKRAYNSTVKAGEARTAILLRSYTGKEYNDNDKQAIRSLITELSLRTGGEYQVFLFVHYREDEFDIWASEDLYRQAIEKHVPEELRSITILWTEGAVDKMYPKLTVKARKVHNGQFLPVQMFMQEFREFDYVWNWEMDSRVVGHHYNVLNKLAEFGRKQPRRGLWERNERFYIPSYYGGFESKFRQTVERQVGDETIWGAPKLPVVNPVGPKPPVENPKDDNYKWGVGEEADLITLAPIFNPVNSGWIMRNQVWGYRNLNFPWGKLPRRATIITQVRASRRLIDVMHAEDLRGNHVASEMVSQTTALLHGLKAVYAPMPVYFDRAWSGSQLAKWFNGGPKGQSGSFGSAMGWGQEGRYLGSTWYYRAIPPQRLYNNWMGYEDTGIGGPEWEQKHGRTCLPSMILHPIKEVKPTEKGYSTDSKLPYD, encoded by the exons ATGTTGACAAAAACACACATTCGCCGAGTGCTTACTCGGCCAAAAACTTATATCCCAGCTCTTGCGGTGTTTGTTCTCTGCTGGATCCTGCTGGCGCATCACGGTGGCTATAGAGTGGTTCCTTTCTACGACCGTCCAGTCAACACTGAGCGCGACCCAG ATGAGCGCAAGGAGCTTGCATTGCAAGCGCAAAGACAACTGTTTGAGAAAGACTGGCGCGATCTGGAAAA GAAACCTGGACTAGGCGCCGTATATGGCAACACCTTGAACAGCCTTACCGACCGGGACACCAGAAAGCCATCGCACGAGGCCAAGCTGACACTGGGCGACaactccacctccttcaccaaggaACGTCCCGCTATCTACAACCCATATCCCAAGTACAACTCAAAGGAATGGTTGGCCACTCATGCCCGGTATGTGCCTTGCATTGGAGCCACGGGAGACGAAGTCGAGGATATCAAAGTCTTCAGGGGCCGCCCGCGCAACTTCCCCGACCCCGGCTTTGGAAGCTACAGCACGCTTGGACTTGACCGCAACCTTTGCTTCGAAAGAGAGACTCGGATGGGCCAGTACGGAGTAAACCCGGTGATGGATAAGGACGGCCAGCCGGTCAACTGGGACAAGGTCAACTGGGGCGAGTTGCAATCCAAATGTGTTGATCAGAATCAGGCACGTTTTGCCACGAGCGGTCCGCCGAACGCCTatgtcgacgaggaggaggacagcgAGCCTTCCCCCGACCTGAAAAAGTACGACGAGTCTGCCGAGAAGCAGACGCCCAAGGACCTGTTGGCTACATTCAGACGGTTCTGGCGTGGTCCGGATGCCCGCCCGCTTCGCTCAAGATCGATTAAGGGCGTCTTCGAGAACAAGCGCGCGTACAATTCGACCGTCAAGGCCGGAGAGGCCAGAACCGCCATTCTGCTGCGATCCTACACCGGGAAGGAGTACAATGATAACGACAAACAAGCCATTCGGTCGCTCATCACAGAGCTCAGCCTGCGAACTGGTGGAGAGTATCAGGTTTTCTTGTTTGTGCACTACAGAGAAGACGAGTTCGATATCTGGGCTAGCGAGGACCTGTACCGTCAAGCGATTGAGAAGCACGTTCCCGAGGAGCTCCGCAGCATCACCATTCTTTGGACCGAGGGAGCCGTTGACAAGATGTACCCCAAGCTCACTGtcaaggcgaggaaggtgcACAACGGCCAGTTCCTGCCTGTCCAGATGTTTATGCAGGAGTTCCGGGAATTCGACTATGTTTGGAACTGGGAGATGGACTCACGGGTGGTTGGCCATCACTACAATGTGCTCAACAAGTTGGCTGAGTTTGGCCGCAAGCAGCCTCGACGGGGACTCTGGGAGCGCAACGAGCGCTTCTACATCCCTTCTTACTATGGAGGGTTCGAGTCCAAGTTCCGCCAAACGGTGGAGAGACAAGTCGGGGATGAGACGATTTGGGGCGCTCCCAAGCTTCCTGTTGTCAACCCTGTCGGCCCCAAGCCACCAGTCGAGAATCCCAAGGACGACAATTACAAAtggggtgttggtgaggaggccgatCTGATCACCCTGGCGCCCATATTCAATCCAGTCAACAGCGGCTGGATTATGCGCAACCAGGTGTGGGGATACCGAAACCTGAACTTCCCATGGGGCAAGCTACCTCGCCGGGCTACGATTATCACTCAAGTCAGAGCGTCAAGGAGGTTGATTGACGTGATGCATGCTGAGGATCTCAGAGGCAACCACGTCGCCTCCGAAATGGTTTCTCAGACCACCGCTCTCCTCCACGGACTGAAGGCTGTGTATGCACCCATGCCAGTCTACTTTGACCGGGCGTGGAGCGGCAGCCAGCTGGCCAAGTGGTTCAACGGAGGCCCCAAGGGGCAAAGTGGCAGCTTCGGCAGCGCCATGGGATGGGGACAAGAGGGGAGATACCTGGGCAGCACATGGTACTACCGTGCCATTCCACCTCAGCGATTGTACAACAACTGGATGGGGTACGAGGACACTGGCATCGGCGGCCCCGAGTGGGAGCAGAAGCACGGGAGGACATGTCTTCCTTCGATGATTCTGCACCCGATCAAGGAGGTGAAGCCAACGGAGAAGGGGTATTCGACTGATTCGAAGCTTCCTTATGATTGA
- a CDS encoding uncharacterized protein (EggNog:ENOG503P8XD; COG:J), with translation MAQGAIKKAPKANPGLTKAKGSGGGAKKVNKPQKAKSGGSADKQKKKFTSGMVAKTELMLGARAGHLELIGKGRDKTKKGPATENKGGSRKFG, from the coding sequence ATGGCGCAAGGAGCCATCAAAAAGGCCCCCAAGGCCAACCCGGGGCTCACCAAAGCCAagggcagcggcggcggagcGAAAAAGGTCAACAAACCCCAAAAGGCCAAGAGCGGCGGGAGCGCagacaaacaaaagaagaagttCACCTCGGGCATGGTGGCCAAGACGGAGCTGATGCTGGGGGCGAGGGCGGGGCACCTGGAGCtgattgggaaggggagggacaAGACGAAGAAGGGGCCTGCGACGGAGAATAAAGGGGGGAGCCGGAAGTTTGGTTAA
- the DCD1 gene encoding Deoxycytidine monophosphate (dCMP) deaminase (COG:F; EggNog:ENOG503NVNV), translated as MFIGICGSICAGKRTIANYLADHHGFTHLYLSPKHTTQTTPPSSISSSSTTQTTFSTPEELLEFVTKRWRDRFVTTDIPSEEILELYTRRPFFLLLSVDAPLTVRWKRFLARQSQSNHGRFLKGPNEESELDHEVTDLESFVTLNDSHLYDPVNGTQAMISRATVRLLNTSSSLAHLYATLGKLDLLNQDRLRPSWDAYFMALAELAAQRANCMKRRVGCVIVRDKRVISTGYNGTPRGLVNCGEGGCDRCNAGQGSGHGLTTCLCIHAEENALLEAGRERVREGAVLYCTTHPCLTCSIKIVQVGIGEVVYSHGYSMDGDTAAVFREAGVKLRQYAPPANGLVHLEKLDVYK; from the exons ATGTTCATTGGAATCTGCGGCA GCATCTGCGCCGGCAAGCGCACCATCGCCAATTACCTCGCCGACCACCACGGCTTCACCCACCTCTACCTCTCCCCAAAACACacaacccaaaccacccccccatcctccatctcctcctcctccaccacccaaactaCCTTCTCCACCCCCGAAGAACTCCTCGAATTCGTCACCAAACGATGGCGCGACCGCTTCGTAACAACCGACATACCCTCAGAAGAAATCCTCGAATTGTACACCCGCcgccccttcttccttctcctctcgGTTGACGCCCCCTTGACCGTCCGCTGGAAACGTTTCCTAGCTCGACAGTCCCAGTCCAACCACGGTCGGTTCTTGAAAGGACCAAACGAGGAGTCGGAACTCGATCATGAAGTTACTGATCTCGAGTCGTTCGTCACACTAAACGACTCCCATCTCTACGATCCAGTAAATGGCACCCAGGCGATGATATCAAGAGCGAcagtgaggttgttgaacacctcttcttctctcgcCCACTTGTACGCCACGCTGGGGAAGCTGGATTTGTTGAATCAAGACCGGCTCCGCCCGTCTTGGGACGCCTACTTCATGGCGTTGGCTGAGCTGGCGGCGCAGAGAGCAAACTGCATGAAGCGGCGGGTTGGATGCGTTATTGTGAGGGATAAGAGGGTTATCAGCACGGGTTACAACGGTACACCCAGGGGCTTGGTCAActgtggggaggggggatgtgaCAGGTGCAATGCCGGTCAGGGGTCAGGACACGGGTTGACGACTTGTCTTTGTATCCATGCCGAGGAGAATGCCCTGCTTGAAgcgggaagggagagggtgagggagggcGCGGTGCTGTACTGCACTACGCACCCGTGCTTGACGTGCAGCATCAAGATTGTTcaggttgggattggggaggtggtgtataGTCACGGGTATAGCATGGATGGGGAtacggcggcggtgtttaGAGAGGCGGGGGTGAAGTTGAGGCAGTATGCCCCG CCTGCGAATGGGCTGGTACATCTTGAGAAACTGGATGTGTACAAGTAG
- a CDS encoding uncharacterized protein (COG:E; EggNog:ENOG503NX97) codes for MHMTNQLISNLQHAFKDPSQALFLPPVIGPSQISSEPHRLLLAPCQVSHCRELSSESNTKNTRPPTSIPPIMTTPNTPTGPDLHLDPGPDPESAFLLSAYTRLRATVTTHTTTHPVLPTPQTLTQTLSSLPSAPFDLPPSTPSSTLTHLLESILPSLNQQSTSPYYYGFVTGSCLPIAQAADNLVTALDQNVQVHFPQSSSSSSSGWVHSSATFVESTTLSMLLSLLDLPPSRFPAKTFTTGATGANILGLACGREYLISSRLSSPEKSVAKVGLVKACIAAGVADIKILTSKPHSSLLKAAKILGLGEECVLDVGQDDKPWRIDLDKLEPALKEAEKNSTACIIAISSGEVNTGRFATAIFDMPKIRSLADRYKAWIHVDGAFGIFARALPNTDEFLSLRACVAGMELADSICVDGHKLLNVPYDNGIFFSRHPSTLTQVFSNPGAAYLAPPPSSSAAGSQEDGIFGPLNIGLENSRRFRALPVYAVLKSEGREGMEAMFSRMVFLARKLASFIHNSEHYEMLPETENHVEEDIFMIVLFRARNEALNNVLVDRINQTGKMFVSGTQWQGRKAVRIAVSTWRVEVERDAKYVEGVLREVAESFVEA; via the exons ATGCATATGACCAACCAGTTGATCTCAAATCTACAGCATGCTTTCAAAGATCCCTCTCAAGCacttttcctcccccccgtcATTGGCCCTTCTCAAATATCCTCCGAGCCTCACCGTCTTCTCTTAGCACCTTGCCAAGTCAGCCATTGCCGGGAGCTTTCCTCCGAATCAAACACCAAGAACACCcgccctcccacctccatcccGCCCATCATGACGACCCCGAACACACCCACCGGTCCAGATCTCCACCTCGACCCCGGACCCGACCCCGAatccgccttcctcctctcagcCTACACCCGCCTCCGCGCCACCGTAacaacccacaccaccacccaccccgtcctccccaccccccaaaccctaacccaaaccctctcctccctcccctccgccccctttgacctccccccatcaaccccctcctcaaccctcacccacctGTTGGaatccatcctcccctccctaaACCAGCAATCAACCTCCCCGTACTACTACGGCTTCGTAACCGGCTCCTGCCTCCCCATAGCCCAAGCAGCAGACAACCTCGTCACCGCCCTCGACCAGAACGTCCAGGTCCATTTCCcccaatcatcatcatcatcatcatcaggaTGGGTCcactcctccgccacctttGTCGAGTCAACAACCCTATCCatgctcctctccctccttgacCTGCCACCCTCCCGCTTCCCAGCCAAGACTTTCACCACAGGCGCCACGGGCGCCAACATCCTCGGTTTGGCCTGCGGGAGGGAATATCTCATCTCCTCCCGCCTCTCTTCCCCTGAAAAATCCGTGGCCAAGGTAGGCTTGGTCAAAGCTTGTATTGCCGCTGGGGTGGCAGATATCAAGATTCTGACGTCGAAACCCCATTCCTCGCTTCTCAAGGCGGCCAAGAtattggggttgggggaggagtgcgTGCTCGATGTTGGACAAGATGACAAACCGTGGAGAATCGACCTCGACAAGTTGGAACCAGCCCTGAAAGAGGCTGAAAAAAACAGCACAGCATGCATCATAGCCATCTCCTCGGGCGAGGTCAACACCGGCCGGTTCGCCACAGCCATCTTTGACATGCCCAAGATCCGCAGCCTGGCTGACCGTTACAAGGCCTGGATCCACGTCGACGGCGCCTTTGGCATCTTTGCCCGGGCTCTGCCCAACACAGACGAGTTTCTTAGTCTGCGTGCCTGTGTCGCGGGCATGGAATTGGCGGATAGTATCTGCGTGGATGGGCATAAACTTCTCAATGTG CCTTACGACAACGGCATTTTCTTCTCCCgccacccatccaccctcaCTCAAGTGTTTAGCAACCCGGGCGCCGCCTACCTGGCtcccccgccatcctcctctgctgccGGTTCCCAAGAAGATGGGATCTTCGGCCCTTTGAACATCGGCCTTGAGAACTCCCGTCGCTTCCGCGCCCTGCCAGTTTATGCCGTCCTGAAAAGCGAAGGCCGAGAGGGCATGGAGGCCATGTTCAGCCGGATGGTGTTCCTTGCCAGGAAACTCGCCTCTTTTATCCACAACTCTGAACATTACGAGATGCTTCCTGAGACTGAGAATCATGTCGAGGAAGACATCTTCATGATTGTGTTATTCCGGGCGAGAAACGAGGCGCTGAATAATGTTCTCGTTGATCGGATCAACCAGACGGGCAAGATGTTTGTGAGCGGGACGCAATGGCAAGGCAGGAAGGCGGTGAGAATCGCTGTGTCGACGTGgagggtcgaggttgagaggGACGCAAAGTATGTAGAGGGCGTCTTGAGAGAAGTCGCCGAGAGTTTTGTCGAGGCGTAA
- a CDS encoding uncharacterized protein (EggNog:ENOG503NYDB; COG:S), which translates to MAESTKSGTSGVSSSSTASKPVDDDRFTFESVLDDSSHIEADSIADFREEFGRTYHSYRAGSYYFPNDPTEAERMDEQYEIIKVIMDGRLHLAPFTREKYPRKVLDIATGTGLWAIEMGDEYPDAEIVGTDLSPIQPPFVPPNVRFFVEDSDYPPSEFDLIHTRVTIGCWADMKKEIIARAFHHLKPGGWLECQEVPGMPHCDDGTMPPDYDWLKWTLELYNSSRLANRQVDVGEQLKDWMREVGFVDVHEAVFKIPLNGWPKDTRLKHVGMLWQRNLLDGLQGFSLGFFSKHLGKTQEEIEVSLVDVRRSLFNRKIHAYHKLYVVYGRKPEGAATAPEAEVGGDTGEK; encoded by the exons ATGGCTGAGTCTACCAAGTCTGGCACGTCTGGAGTGTCATCCTCTAGCACGGCCTCAAAGCCTGTCGATGACGACAGGTTCACCTTTGAGTCTGTCCTCGACGACTCATCACACATCGAGGCCGAT TCCATAGCCGACTTCCGAGAGGAGTTTGGCAGGACATATCATTCCTACCGTGCCGGCT CATACTACTTCCCCAATGACCCCACGGAAGCAGAGCGAATGGACGAGCAGTACGAGATCATCAAGGTCATCATGGATGGGCGGCTTCATCTGGCGCCGTTTACCCGCGAAAAGTACCCGCGGAAGGTACTCGACATCGCCACAGGGACTGGGCTTTGGGCCATCGAGATGGGAGACGAGTACCCGGATGCTGAGATAGTAGGAACGGACCTCTCGCCGATTCAACCGCCGTTTGTGCCACCGAACGTGAGGTTCTTTGTAGAGGATTC GGACTACCCCCCCTCAGAATTCGACCTCATCCACACCCGCGTCACAATCGGCTGCTGGGCCGACATGAAGAAGGAAATCATCGCCCGcgccttccaccacctcaaaccAGGCGGCTGGCTCGAGTGTCAAGAAGTCCCCGGCATGCCCCACTGCGACGACGGGACCATGCCCCCGGACTATGACTGGCTCAAATGGACCCTCGAGCTCTACAACAGCTCCCGCCTCGCCAACCGCCAGGTCGACGTCGGGGAGCAGCTCAAGGACTGGATGAGGGAAGTCGGCTTTGTCGACGTCCACGAGGCCGTGTTCAAGATCCCGCTCAACGGCTGGCCAAAGGACACGAGACTCAAACACGTGGGGATGCTGTGGCAGAGGAACTTGCTGGATGGCTTGCAGGGTTTCAGTCTGGGGTTTTTTAGCAAGCATTTAGGGAAGAcgcaggaggagattgag GTCTCCCTCGTGGACGTAAGGAGGAGTCTCTTCAACAGAAAGATCCACGCTTACCACAAGCTCTACGTGGTCTACGGAAGGAAACCGGAGGGCGCCGCCACCGCGCCTGAAGCTGAGGTAGGAGGTGACACAGGCGAAAAATAG
- the ATG7 gene encoding Autophagy protein 7 (COG:H; EggNog:ENOG503NW0M) has product MAPVKFVPFSSEIELPFYSSLFSSKLDHDRLDDSARAVLGVYEPRVQADPEASVRMQILGNALTAKDDDSLPVGTSRAKGFIKNVNTIEDFNNVNKTAMIEDIGRQIWDAIQDGTIYSVPSLLSSFAILSFADLKKYRFTYWFAFPALHFKKPLWERSGDVERLNSRESEALVESVGTWRYTVSTEKEHGFFLAKKSRGEHTTGRGPVDDSMAEEIGYQWQIGSLRDFENGFFNDIPEEDRYVAFVDPSNYPEHPSWPLRNLLVLISHRYRLKKVQILCYRDTQARRHEARSIVLPLSLNLPKDFDFATVPDVTGWERDGGSKLRRRVADLAEYMDPTKLADQAVDLNLKLMKWRLAPNLELDTIKNTSCLLLGAGTLGSYVSRNLMGWGVRKITFVDYGAISFSNPVRQPLFEFEDCLQGGKPKALKAAEALKRIYPGVEAEGHVLSVPMLGHPVTNEAKTRDDFNKLQELVNSHDAVFMLLDTRESRWLPTLMAKSANKIVLNAALGFDTYVVMRHGAKPEDGSEDTLGCYFCNDVVVAADSMKDATLDQQCTVTRPGVAAIASALLVELFSSILQHPQRQYAPAPVPSANGEYERDPPEHPLGIVPHQIRGFLSSFNNMNIRGRSYPQCSACSKPILEAYAKDGWGFVKKALADRDYVAELSGLAEVQRQAEAAAADVEWSEEEGDDDGEGILL; this is encoded by the exons ATGGCGCCCGTCAAATTCGTCCCATTCTCTTCGGAGATAGAACTACCGTTCTATTCATCGCTTTTCTCGTCCAAACTCGACCATGACCGACTTGACGATTCCGCCCGCGCGGTTTTGGGCGTTTACGAGCCCCGCGTGCAGGCCGATCCCGAGGCCAGCGTGAGGATGCAAATACTGGGAAATGCCCTCACAGCCAAAGA TGACGACAGCCTACCTGTTGGCACGAGTCGCGCAAAGGGGTTTATCAAGAACGTTAACACCATCGAAGATTTCAACAATGTCAACAAGACTGCCATGATCGAGGACATCGGCCGGCAG ATTTGGGATGCGATTCAAGACGGCACAATCTACTCAGTTCCCTCTCTACTGTCGTCCTTCGCGATCCTTTCGTTCGCCGACCTCAAAAAGTACCGATTTACATATTGGTTTGCATTTCCGGCCCTACACTTCAAGAAACCTCTATGGGAACGATCTGGCGACGTCGAGCGGTTAAACTCTAGGGAAAGCGAAGCTCTCGTCGAGTCGGTTGGCACATGGCGGTATACTGTCAGCACGGAGAAGGAGCATGGTTTCTTTCTTGCGAAGAAGTCACGGGGCGAGCATACCACAGGAAGAGGACCGGTGGACGACTCGATGGCAGAGGAAATAGGATACCAGTGGCAAATCGGGTCACTACGCGATTTTGAGAATGGCTTCTTCAACGACATCCCCGAGGAGGACCGATATGTTGCCTTTGTGGATCCTTCAAACTACCCTGAACACCCTTCATGGCCGTTGCGAAATCTCCTGGTCCTGATCTCGCATCGATATCGGCTGAAGAAGGTACAGATTCTTTGTTACCGTGATACCCAAGCACGCAGGCACGAGGCTCGGAGCATCGTTCTCCCGTTGTCCTTGAACCTACCCAAAGATTTCGATTTCGCGACGGTTCCCGACGTAACAGGCTGGGAAAGGGACGGCGGATCGAAACTGAGGCGCCGGGTAGCCGATCTTGCCGAGTATATGGACCCGACCAAGCTGGCCGATCAAGCTGTGGACCTTAACTTGAAGCTTATGAAGTGGCGCCTGGCACCAAATCTGGAACTCGACACCATCAAAAACACCAGCTGTCTCTTGCTGGGTGCTGGAACGCTTGGCAGTTATGTGTCTAGGAATCTCATGGGCTGGGGCGTACGGAAGATCACTTTTGTGGACTATGGTGCCATTTCATTCTCGAATCCTGTTAGGCAGCCATTATTCGAGTTTGAGGACTGTCTTCAAGGGGGCAAACCAAAGGCCTTGAAGGCGGCTGAGGCGCTCAAAAGGATCTACCCGGGAGTGGAAGCCGAAGGGCATGTGCTCTCGGTGCCTATGTTGGGGCACCCAGTTACCAACGAGGCTAAGACCCGAGACGACTTCAATAAGCTACAAGAGCTGGTCAACTCACACGATGCCGTCTTCATGCTCTTGGATACCCGCGAGTCGAGGTGGTTGCCTACGCTCATGGCCAAATCCGCGAACAAAATCGTCCTCAATGCTGCGCTTGGGTTCGACACATATGTGGTCATGAGACATGGAGCCAAACCGGAAGATGGGAGCGAAGACACTCTGGGTTGTTATTTCTGCAACGAcgtcgttgttgctgccgat TCCATGAAAGATGCAACCCTGGATCAACAATGCACCGTCACCCGTCCCGGAGTGGCAGCTATTGCCTCGGCTCTCCTCGTCGAGTTGTTCTCCAGCATTCTCCAGCATCCACAGAGGCAGTACGCCCCCGCACCTGTTCCATCAGCCAATGGAGAATATGAACGTGACCCCCCTGAGCACCCCTTGGGCATCGTACCACACCAGATCAGAGGGTTCTTGTCCTCGTTCAACAATATGAATATCCGTGGGAGGTCATATCCACAGTGCAGTGCTTGCTCCAAGCCAATTCTGGAAGCTTATGCAaaggatggatggggatTCGTCAAAAAGGCCCTAGCTGATAGGGACTATGTTGCCGAGTTGAGTGGGCTGGCTGAGGTTCAACGACAGGCGGAAGCGGCTGCTGCAGATGTGGAGTGgagcgaggaagaaggtgaCGATGACGGCGAGGGTATACTACTATGA